In a single window of the Hoyosella subflava DQS3-9A1 genome:
- a CDS encoding NAD(P)-dependent oxidoreductase: MNILVAGATGGSGRAVVAELLARGHSVTALARHASDLTTSGTNGSLRAVDGDVTDSEFVRDAVKGQDAVVVTLGISENPMRVRLLGPKHSVLEVRSIGTRNLIESMRAHGVSKLIVQSSFGVGDTAGKLRWLDRLFFAMLIKPQIADHAKQEAMVRSSGLDWVVVQPVHLNDNPSSGTPHVSSSGEVASWSVPRATVASAIAEAAESADYVGNSVAVSA; encoded by the coding sequence ATGAACATTTTGGTAGCTGGTGCCACCGGTGGCTCAGGACGTGCTGTCGTGGCTGAGTTGCTGGCACGGGGCCATTCGGTCACTGCACTTGCTCGGCACGCTAGCGACCTCACCACCTCGGGCACCAATGGTTCGCTTCGGGCGGTCGATGGCGACGTCACTGATTCAGAGTTTGTGCGTGACGCTGTGAAGGGTCAGGACGCCGTTGTCGTTACCTTGGGGATTAGCGAGAACCCGATGAGGGTGCGTTTACTCGGCCCGAAACACTCTGTGCTGGAAGTGCGTTCAATCGGGACACGCAACCTGATCGAGTCGATGCGCGCTCATGGCGTTTCGAAACTCATTGTCCAGAGCTCATTTGGGGTTGGAGATACGGCGGGAAAGCTGCGCTGGCTCGATCGGCTCTTCTTTGCCATGCTCATCAAGCCGCAGATCGCGGACCATGCGAAGCAGGAGGCGATGGTGCGATCGAGTGGGCTCGATTGGGTTGTCGTTCAGCCCGTCCACCTGAACGACAACCCATCGAGCGGAACTCCCCACGTTTCCTCCTCCGGCGAGGTGGCGTCATGGTCAGTACCACGAGCGACCGTCGCCTCCGCAATCGCCGAGGCTGCGGAAAGCGCTGACTACGTTGGCAATTCAGTGGCGGTGTCAGCTTAG
- a CDS encoding VOC family protein, translated as MSAPDRYIPGVPCWADTNQPDRAAAARFYSKLFGWQCENVMSADAESQYLVGRLSGGDVAAITGFPDDGSQKPALQQRGRSSSAAQLSSRRPTPPWVRMSVVQDPAGAVFGANLLVPENS; from the coding sequence ATGAGTGCGCCTGATCGTTACATTCCTGGAGTGCCGTGCTGGGCCGATACGAATCAGCCAGATCGCGCCGCCGCGGCGCGGTTCTACAGCAAGCTATTCGGCTGGCAATGCGAGAACGTAATGTCGGCCGATGCTGAATCGCAGTACCTCGTCGGCCGTCTCAGCGGCGGTGACGTTGCCGCGATCACGGGCTTCCCGGACGACGGCTCGCAGAAGCCCGCGCTACAGCAGCGAGGGCGGTCGAGCTCGGCGGCACAATTATCCTCCCGCCGACCGACGCCCCCCTGGGTACGGATGTCTGTGGTGCAGGACCCCGCTGGAGCGGTGTTCGGCGCGAACCTACTCGTCCCCGAAAATTCCTGA
- a CDS encoding FecCD family ABC transporter permease: MIACAGVCVLVLSFLVAITLGPADVSMVNVRDVLLNHAGLADIPVRPTKNAIVWEERLPRALVAAACGAGLGLCGVIMQSLLRNPLADPFILGISSGASTGAVIVGVLGVGGMALGLSGGAFIGSLIAFGLVLLLARLSGGSNDRVILAGVASTQLFSALTSFVIFAFADSDETRGVMFWLLGSLEGVRWNDVVLCTVIVLLGAAICLHYAYVLDAFAFGEDVAASLGISVTKVRLLLLVVTALITATLVSVAGAIGFVGLVLPHAARLLVGSRHSRLIPATAVMGAVFMVWVDAISRVAFAPTPLPVGVGTALVGVPVFIVILSRRRRAV, translated from the coding sequence ATGATCGCGTGCGCGGGAGTCTGCGTGCTCGTACTGTCGTTCCTCGTCGCGATCACGCTAGGACCGGCAGACGTGTCGATGGTCAATGTCCGTGATGTCCTGCTGAATCACGCAGGGCTCGCAGACATCCCGGTGCGGCCGACTAAGAACGCGATCGTGTGGGAGGAACGTCTCCCCCGCGCGCTAGTGGCCGCTGCATGCGGTGCCGGACTCGGTTTGTGCGGCGTCATCATGCAGTCCCTCCTTCGGAACCCGCTCGCTGATCCGTTTATTCTGGGGATCTCATCGGGGGCGTCGACAGGTGCCGTGATCGTTGGCGTGCTTGGTGTCGGAGGGATGGCGCTCGGTTTGTCCGGCGGGGCATTCATCGGCTCGCTCATCGCGTTCGGGTTGGTGCTGCTCCTCGCGCGGCTGTCCGGCGGCAGTAACGACCGTGTCATTCTCGCGGGTGTGGCGAGTACTCAATTGTTTTCGGCTCTCACATCGTTCGTCATTTTCGCGTTCGCCGACTCAGACGAGACCCGCGGCGTGATGTTCTGGCTGCTCGGCTCGCTCGAAGGCGTTCGATGGAACGACGTGGTGCTGTGCACCGTCATTGTGCTCCTCGGCGCCGCCATATGCTTGCACTACGCATACGTTCTTGACGCCTTCGCCTTCGGTGAAGATGTCGCTGCGTCCCTTGGTATCTCCGTCACGAAGGTCCGGCTGCTACTTCTCGTCGTGACCGCACTCATCACTGCGACTCTGGTCAGCGTCGCCGGTGCGATCGGTTTCGTAGGGCTCGTGCTCCCCCACGCAGCTCGGCTTCTGGTGGGCTCCCGGCACAGTCGGCTGATTCCCGCGACCGCTGTCATGGGGGCCGTGTTTATGGTGTGGGTGGACGCCATCTCCCGGGTGGCCTTCGCTCCCACACCGCTGCCGGTAGGTGTCGGCACCGCCCTAGTTGGTGTTCCCGTGTTCATCGTCATTCTGTCTCGGCGTAGGAGGGCCGTATGA
- a CDS encoding ABC transporter ATP-binding protein translates to MTLHAETVTWNRGGSLIVDGVTVTPAQGATVGLLGPNGSGKSSLLRLLNGVVRPTTGVVTLDGHDLTTLRRRDIARAVAVVSQHADTEVDIAVRDVVRLGRIPHRGTFGGDPATDDAAVSAALEHTCLTSKADRLWHTLSGGEKQRVQIARALAQNPRELLLDEPTNHLDIHHQLELLALVARLPVTSVIALHDLNLAAMFCDDVIVLKDGRVVAGGKPAEVLTSELIAAVYNVCAEVIVDDARRRLSILFEPGPVPVIAR, encoded by the coding sequence ATGACATTGCACGCCGAAACCGTCACCTGGAATCGTGGCGGCTCGCTGATCGTCGACGGCGTGACGGTCACACCGGCACAGGGCGCGACGGTAGGTCTGCTCGGTCCTAACGGGTCCGGGAAGTCCTCGCTCCTCCGCCTCCTGAATGGAGTCGTTCGCCCGACCACCGGTGTCGTGACACTCGACGGACACGACCTAACGACGTTGCGGCGCAGAGACATCGCGCGTGCCGTCGCAGTCGTGAGCCAGCACGCGGACACGGAAGTTGACATCGCGGTTCGCGATGTGGTGCGTCTGGGACGAATCCCGCACCGCGGAACGTTTGGTGGTGACCCGGCGACCGACGACGCGGCCGTGAGCGCCGCGCTCGAGCACACGTGTCTCACGTCGAAGGCAGATCGGTTGTGGCACACGCTGTCCGGTGGTGAGAAGCAGCGGGTCCAGATCGCCCGCGCTCTCGCACAGAATCCGCGTGAACTGTTGCTGGACGAGCCTACGAACCACCTCGATATCCACCATCAACTGGAGTTACTGGCGCTCGTCGCTCGGCTGCCCGTCACGAGCGTGATCGCCCTTCACGACCTCAACCTTGCCGCAATGTTCTGCGACGATGTGATCGTGCTAAAGGATGGGCGAGTTGTCGCCGGCGGCAAGCCCGCCGAAGTCCTGACGTCCGAGCTAATCGCCGCCGTCTACAACGTGTGCGCCGAGGTTATCGTCGACGACGCGAGAAGACGTCTGTCCATACTGTTCGAGCCAGGCCCCGTTCCGGTTATCGCGCGTTGA
- a CDS encoding AraC family transcriptional regulator gives MSIRPATVVPWTPQDALAEALYLLRMRGVFYSHTEATAPWALEMPPFAGCLSFHVVTEGGCWLEIEEATEYLRAGDLALVPHGRGHLLRNQPDVPVTGRVDELPQQMVSDHYSILRCGGGGARTTLICGVVSFHQPTVNRLLAVLPPVIHIDAAHERGSRIRDVLDLMASELRHLRPGGEAVTTRLADILLIEAIRCWLATDTGSHPGWLGALNDPQLGPVIAAIHRSPGAPWTVDSLARTSAMSRSAFAARFTEIVGTPPMQYVTRTRMEAAEALFQEDGATVATVAAKLGYQSEASFSRAFTKTMGRSPGSVRRLGSS, from the coding sequence ATGTCGATTCGTCCAGCAACCGTAGTGCCCTGGACGCCTCAGGATGCGCTCGCCGAGGCGCTCTACCTGCTGCGGATGCGAGGCGTGTTCTATTCGCACACGGAAGCCACAGCGCCATGGGCCTTAGAGATGCCGCCCTTTGCTGGCTGCCTGAGTTTTCACGTAGTCACCGAAGGTGGATGCTGGCTGGAGATCGAAGAAGCCACCGAATATCTCCGCGCTGGGGATCTTGCACTTGTCCCTCACGGACGGGGACATCTCCTGCGCAATCAGCCGGACGTCCCCGTCACCGGGCGGGTGGACGAGCTTCCCCAACAAATGGTGAGCGATCACTATTCGATTCTGCGCTGCGGTGGCGGCGGTGCGCGCACCACGCTGATCTGCGGCGTCGTCAGTTTCCACCAGCCCACCGTCAACCGGCTACTGGCGGTTCTCCCACCCGTGATCCACATCGATGCGGCACACGAGCGAGGATCCCGCATCCGTGACGTGCTTGATTTGATGGCATCGGAGCTCCGGCACCTGCGCCCCGGCGGCGAAGCCGTCACCACCAGGCTCGCTGACATCCTCCTCATCGAAGCGATTCGCTGCTGGCTCGCAACCGACACCGGCAGCCACCCCGGATGGCTCGGCGCGCTGAATGATCCACAACTTGGCCCCGTAATCGCCGCGATTCACCGCTCGCCGGGCGCACCGTGGACAGTCGATTCGCTCGCACGAACATCCGCGATGTCACGTTCGGCCTTCGCAGCACGGTTCACCGAGATCGTGGGTACTCCGCCGATGCAGTATGTGACGCGCACTCGCATGGAGGCCGCCGAAGCCCTTTTCCAAGAGGACGGCGCAACGGTGGCAACAGTTGCCGCGAAGCTCGGGTACCAATCCGAGGCGTCGTTCAGCCGGGCTTTCACCAAGACGATGGGACGCTCGCCGGGTTCGGTGCGGCGGCTTGGATCGTCTTAG
- a CDS encoding GNAT family N-acetyltransferase: MSRVFDVRPAVVFDDVRALVGPKRPDANVCWCLSYRVPSKLNNELRGPARGEYAEGLVRNGPPPGVLAYDGDTPVGWAAVAPRADTAFARNRKIPHVDELPVWSLWCIRVRPGHRGQGVSHALIAGAADFARQSGAPAIEAYPLDNQGEKVDLTMAYPGLRKNFEAAGFTYVADTDSVLSGFSRVLMRLSLS, from the coding sequence ATGTCCAGAGTCTTTGACGTTCGTCCAGCTGTTGTCTTCGATGATGTGCGGGCGCTTGTTGGGCCGAAGCGTCCCGATGCGAATGTGTGTTGGTGCCTGAGTTACCGAGTGCCCTCGAAGCTCAACAACGAGCTACGCGGCCCGGCGCGCGGGGAGTATGCCGAGGGGCTCGTGCGCAATGGGCCTCCCCCGGGCGTCCTCGCGTATGACGGCGACACCCCCGTGGGCTGGGCAGCGGTCGCTCCGCGCGCCGACACTGCCTTCGCCCGCAATCGGAAAATTCCGCATGTGGATGAATTGCCAGTGTGGTCGCTTTGGTGCATCCGCGTCCGGCCGGGACACCGTGGACAGGGCGTTTCACACGCGCTGATTGCCGGTGCAGCAGATTTCGCCCGCCAGAGCGGCGCCCCGGCGATCGAAGCTTATCCACTGGATAATCAAGGCGAAAAGGTAGACCTGACGATGGCGTATCCCGGACTCCGAAAAAACTTCGAGGCCGCGGGATTCACCTATGTTGCCGACACGGACTCTGTCCTGAGCGGCTTCTCCCGCGTACTGATGCGGCTCAGCCTAAGCTGA